One Halarcobacter ebronensis genomic window carries:
- a CDS encoding cysteine hydrolase family protein, translated as MEKTALLIIDFQNDYFSSFKGAKFPLVGCEEASLNAAKILAKFREKKYNIVHIRHEKDSENATFFKKDTQGALIHKNVAAREKEKIITKNFPNSFLNTELKEYLDKLGIKKLIIVGAMSHMCIDATVRAASDFGYDCTVVSDSCATKSLQYDTVEIPSLFVHATIMAALEFAYSKVINTDKLLEEL; from the coding sequence ATGGAAAAAACAGCACTACTTATTATTGATTTTCAAAATGATTATTTTTCAAGTTTCAAAGGAGCTAAATTTCCTTTGGTTGGATGTGAAGAAGCATCATTAAATGCTGCAAAAATATTAGCAAAGTTTAGAGAAAAGAAGTACAACATTGTTCATATAAGACATGAAAAAGATAGTGAAAATGCGACATTTTTTAAAAAAGATACACAAGGTGCCCTGATTCACAAAAATGTAGCTGCAAGAGAGAAAGAGAAAATTATCACAAAAAATTTTCCAAACTCTTTTTTAAATACTGAGTTAAAAGAGTATTTAGATAAACTAGGTATAAAAAAGTTAATAATAGTTGGGGCAATGTCTCATATGTGTATAGATGCAACAGTAAGAGCAGCAAGTGATTTTGGATATGATTGCACAGTAGTAAGTGATAGTTGTGCAACAAAAAGTTTGCAGTATGATACAGTAGAGATTCCTTCATTGTTTGTTCATGCAACTATAATGGCAGCATTAGAGTTTGCTTATTCAAAAGTGATTAATACTGATAAACTTTTAGAGGAATTGTGA
- a CDS encoding response regulator transcription factor yields MKLNNLLILYVYDKQGSCSEVLPILNNNLKKVFTANSISLAKKFYKKYSPCIILVDDSFVNSEVVSFLKEIRAIDIKTAIILLTNNKENRYVLELMELYITKYILKPLKNEELLFALEKCLEVIETRIYSNVKLGKSIIFNFQTQTITKDSQLFVLNKKESILINLFIQNPNRVITYEELEYHIWDNESTQAALKSLIRDFRKKTYKTILKNYSGIGYKLNLETEN; encoded by the coding sequence ATGAAATTAAATAATCTGCTAATACTTTATGTTTATGATAAACAAGGAAGTTGTAGTGAAGTTTTACCAATTTTGAATAATAATTTAAAAAAAGTTTTTACTGCAAATAGTATATCTTTAGCAAAAAAGTTTTATAAAAAATACTCTCCTTGCATAATTTTAGTAGATGATAGTTTTGTAAATAGCGAAGTTGTCTCTTTTTTAAAAGAGATTAGAGCAATTGATATAAAAACGGCAATTATTTTATTAACCAATAATAAAGAAAATAGATACGTTTTAGAGTTAATGGAGCTTTATATTACAAAATATATTTTGAAACCATTAAAAAATGAAGAGCTACTTTTTGCTTTAGAAAAGTGTTTAGAGGTAATAGAAACAAGAATTTATAGTAATGTTAAATTAGGTAAATCAATAATTTTTAATTTTCAAACACAAACCATTACTAAGGATTCTCAATTATTTGTTTTAAACAAAAAAGAGAGTATTCTTATTAATCTTTTTATTCAAAATCCAAATAGAGTTATAACTTATGAGGAGTTGGAATATCATATTTGGGATAATGAAAGCACCCAAGCTGCTTTAAAATCTTTGATTAGAGATTTTAGAAAAAAAACATATAAAACAATACTAAAAAACTATTCAGGGATTGGTTATAAACTTAACTTAGAAACGGAAAATTAG
- a CDS encoding aspartate carbamoyltransferase catalytic subunit, with protein MQHLITTSDFTKEEILKIFDDAKIFLDMESSQVLKGKVIVNLFFENSTRTRSAFEMAAKRLGAQVISLDVGTSSTSKGETIFDTVMNINAMGPDAIVIRHSDCNFHRTLVDYVNCPIINAGAGKTAHPTQALLDLFTIREHFNGEVEGKKVAIIGDVKSSRVAGSNKKLLPRFGMEVCFVAPDCFKYETDEFKQYNKISDVIDEVDVVMSLRTQLERHNEVYFQSLNEYAVDYCITKENMQDRDIILLHPGPVNRNVDISDEMLLDPRSKVLEQVRNGVAVRMAVLKKLVLKQ; from the coding sequence ATGCAGCATTTGATTACAACAAGTGACTTTACAAAAGAAGAGATTCTTAAAATTTTTGATGATGCTAAAATCTTTTTAGATATGGAAAGTAGCCAAGTTTTAAAGGGTAAAGTTATTGTTAACTTATTCTTTGAAAACTCTACAAGAACAAGAAGTGCTTTTGAAATGGCTGCAAAAAGACTTGGTGCTCAGGTAATTTCATTGGATGTTGGTACAAGTTCAACAAGCAAAGGTGAAACTATTTTTGATACAGTGATGAATATTAATGCAATGGGACCAGATGCTATTGTTATTAGACACTCAGATTGCAACTTCCACAGAACACTAGTTGATTATGTAAACTGCCCAATTATAAATGCAGGTGCAGGTAAAACTGCACACCCAACTCAAGCTTTATTAGATTTATTTACTATAAGAGAACATTTTAATGGCGAAGTTGAAGGGAAAAAAGTTGCAATTATTGGTGATGTAAAATCTTCAAGGGTAGCTGGTTCTAATAAAAAACTTCTTCCTAGATTTGGAATGGAAGTATGTTTTGTAGCTCCTGATTGCTTTAAATATGAAACAGATGAGTTTAAACAATATAATAAAATCTCTGATGTAATAGATGAGGTTGATGTTGTAATGAGTTTAAGAACTCAACTTGAAAGACACAACGAAGTATATTTTCAATCTTTAAATGAGTATGCAGTTGATTATTGTATTACAAAAGAGAATATGCAAGATAGAGATATTATTCTTCTTCATCCAGGTCCAGTTAATAGAAATGTTGATATCTCTGATGAGATGTTATTAGATCCAAGAAGTAAAGTATTAGAACAAGTTAGAAACGGAGTTGCAGTTAGAATGGCAGTTCTTAAAAAACTTGTATTAAAGCAGTAG
- a CDS encoding aminodeoxychorismate synthase component I, translated as MNIENLKEKLNYYGSLKEPFLFIISYDLSNFYVKPLKDLPPQIEFAIDSQTTKSKREEELKKYPIPFAEYKKSFDILQEQIREGNSYLLNLTAKTKIETKLTLDEIYKNAKAKYKLKYFDEFVCFSPEIFIEIKENKIYTYPMKGTIDSSIKNAKKKILENEKEMAEHTMVVDLLRNDLGIVAKNIRVEEFRYLDKINAGKKELLQVSSKISGKLESTWSERVGDILVSLLPAGSVTGTPKRKTVEILKEVETYNRGFYTGVFGVFDGKSLNSAVMIRFIEKENEELYYKSGGGITCDSNAKLEYEELLDKIYLPF; from the coding sequence TTGAATATAGAAAACCTAAAAGAAAAACTAAATTATTATGGCTCTTTAAAAGAGCCATTTTTGTTTATAATCTCCTATGACTTATCAAACTTTTATGTAAAACCTTTAAAAGATTTACCCCCTCAAATAGAGTTTGCAATAGATAGTCAAACAACAAAATCTAAAAGAGAAGAAGAGTTAAAAAAATATCCAATCCCATTTGCAGAGTATAAAAAGAGTTTTGACATTTTACAAGAGCAAATAAGAGAGGGTAACAGTTATCTTCTAAATCTAACAGCAAAAACAAAAATTGAAACTAAACTAACTTTGGATGAGATTTATAAAAATGCAAAAGCAAAATACAAACTAAAATATTTTGATGAGTTTGTCTGTTTTTCCCCTGAAATATTTATTGAAATTAAAGAGAATAAAATCTATACCTATCCCATGAAAGGAACTATAGATAGCAGTATAAAAAATGCCAAAAAGAAAATTTTGGAAAATGAAAAAGAGATGGCAGAACACACTATGGTTGTTGATTTGCTAAGAAATGATTTGGGAATTGTGGCAAAAAATATTAGGGTTGAAGAGTTTAGATATCTTGATAAAATAAATGCAGGAAAAAAAGAGCTTTTACAAGTAAGCTCTAAAATAAGTGGAAAATTAGAATCTACTTGGAGTGAAAGAGTAGGGGATATTTTAGTTTCACTTTTGCCTGCTGGTTCTGTTACAGGAACTCCAAAAAGAAAAACTGTAGAGATTCTAAAAGAAGTAGAGACTTACAACAGAGGTTTTTACACAGGAGTGTTTGGCGTTTTTGACGGGAAAAGTCTGAATAGTGCAGTTATGATAAGATTTATTGAAAAAGAGAATGAAGAGCTGTATTATAAAAGTGGTGGAGGAATAACTTGTGATTCCAATGCTAAACTAGAGTATGAAGAGCTTCTTGATAAAATTTATTTGCCATTTTAA